The nucleotide window TGATGATGTCGTGCCGCCGGCGCTCCTGCGCCGTCATCGACCCGATGATGGCCTCGATGCGCAGGACCTGCCGGTCGTCGATCTCCTCGCGCTGCTTCGACAGCTCCTTCACGCTGCCCATCCCGGGGATGAGCCCGATGATGTGCTCGAGGGGCCCCATCTTGCGAATGGTCCGCAGCTGCTCGCGAAAATCCTCGAGGGTGAACTCGTTCGCGCGGAGCTTCCGTTCCAGCTTCTCCGCGTCTTCCTGCGTGACGGCCTGCTCCGCCTTCTCGATGAGCGTGAGCACGTCGCCCATGC belongs to Acidobacteriota bacterium and includes:
- a CDS encoding signal recognition particle protein encodes the protein MGDVLTLIEKAEQAVTQEDAEKLERKLRANEFTLEDFREQLRTIRKMGPLEHIIGLIPGMGSVKELSKQREEIDDRQVLRIEAIIGSMTAQERRRHDIINGSRRKRIARGSGTSVEEVNRLLKQFVQMKKMLKMMGGLTGLGKKGRPNMKALRSMMK